A portion of the Daphnia magna isolate NIES linkage group LG4, ASM2063170v1.1, whole genome shotgun sequence genome contains these proteins:
- the LOC116921422 gene encoding uncharacterized protein LOC116921422, which yields MCYEPSVLSIQCFQILKLLCLANHSPYTSALHCGFSSSLLSLMNANRHKGSSPLPYHGMELIVVNPAAKSSSRTSHAVLDSLWNFLATSTQAEKGILPVVWTIPASPRRLRPAFLAQPSSLCLLQVDRLCLAVFDSSSLPHRFCSRPASPHRRHRGTSRFW from the exons ATGTGTTATGAACCATCTGTCCTTAGCATCCAATGTTTCCAGATTTTAAAGCTTCTCTGCTTAGCCAACCATTCTCCATACACTTCAGCTCTTCATTGTG gcttctcttcctctcttcttagCCTGATGAATGCCAACAGGCATAAAGGTTCATCTCCATTGCCTTaccatg GAATGGAACTTATCGTTGTTAATCCTGCTGCCAAATCGTCTTCCCGTACGAGTCATGCAGTTTTAGATTCCTTATGGAATTTCCtt GCAACATCCACCCAGGCTGAAAAGGGCATCCTACCAGTTGTTTGGACCATACCTGCCTctcctcgccgtcttcgccccGCCTTCCTCGCTCAACCGTCTTCGCTTTGCCTTCTTCAAGTTGATCGTCTttgcctcgccgtcttcgacTCATCGTCATTGCCGCATCGTTTTTGCTCCCGCCCGGCTTCTCCTCATCGCCGTCATCGTGGAACCTCGCGTTTTTggtag